The following are encoded together in the Tursiops truncatus isolate mTurTru1 chromosome 10, mTurTru1.mat.Y, whole genome shotgun sequence genome:
- the CYP8B1 gene encoding 7-alpha-hydroxycholest-4-en-3-one 12-alpha-hydroxylase, translating to MVLWGLVLGALIVATVGYLCLQELLRQQRPKEPPLDKGSVPWLGHALAFRKNMFEFLKHMRAKHGDIFTVQLGGQYFTFVMDPLSFGPILKDTQRRLDFVEYAESLVLKVFGYRSLQGDYQMIHSASTKHLMGNGLEELNKAMLDSLSLVMLGPTGPSLDASSWREDGLFHFCYNILFKAGYLGLFGYTKDKEQDLLQAEELFVQFRKFDRLFPRFVYSLLGPREWLEVGRLQRLFHKTLSVEHNMEKYGISNWITYMLQFLREQGVAPAMQDKFNFMMLWASQGNTGPTSFWVLLFLLKHPEAMRAVREEATQVLGEARLEAKQSFNFNVGALHRMPVLDSVMEETLRLRAAPTLLRVVHSDHSLKMANGQEYLLRSGDILALFPYLSVHMDPDIHSEPTTFKYDRFLTPSGSRKVDFYKAGKKIHHYTMPWGSGVSICPGRFLALSEMKLFVLLVVTHFDLELVDPDTPVPPVDPQRWGFGTTQPSHEVRFRYRLRLWS from the coding sequence ATGGTGCTCTGGGGTCTGGTGCTGGGAGCTCTGATTGTGGCCACTGTGGGGTACCTGTGCCTGCAGGAGCTGCTCCGGCAACAGAGACCCAAGGAGCCCCCTCTGGATAAGGGCTCCGTGCCCTGGCTGGGCCATGCTTTAGCTTTCCGGAAGAATATGTTTGAATTTCTGAAGCACATGCGGGCTAAACACGGGGACATATTCACGGTGCAGCTAGGGGGCCAGTACTTCACCTTTGTCATGGACCCTCTCTCCTTTGGCCCCATCCTCAAGGATACGCAGAGAAGACTAGACTTTGTGGAGTATGCGGAAAGCCTGGTGCTAAAGGTATTTGGATACCGCTCCTTGCAGGGAGACTACCAGATGATACACTCAGCCAGCACCAAGCACCTCATGGGGAATGGCTTGGAGGAGCTCAACAAAGCCATGCTGGACAGCCTGTCCTTGGTTATGCTGGGGCCCACGGGCCCCAGTCTGGATGCCAGTAGCTGGCGTGAGGATGGCCTCTTTCACTTCTGCTACAACATCTTGTTCAAGGCCGGCTACCTGGGCTTGTTTGGCTACACAAAGGACAAGGAACAGGACCTGCTACAGGCAGAGGAATTATTCGTGCAGTTCCGCAAGTTCGACCGCCTGTTCCCCAGGTTTGTCTACTCCCTACTGGGACCCCGGGAGTGGCTGGAAGTGGGCCGGCTCCAGCGTCTCTTCCATAAGACGCTCTCTGTGGAACACAACATGGAGAAGTACGGCATAAGCAACTGGATCACCTATATGCTTCAGTTTCTGAGGGAGCAGGGAGTCGCCCCAGCCATGCAGGACAAGTTCAACTTCATGATGCTCTGGGCCTCCCAGGGTAACACAGGGCCTACCTCTTTCTGGGTCCTCCTGTTCCTCCTGAAGCATCCAGAAGCCATGCGGGCTGTGAGGGAGGAGGCCACCCAGGTCCTGGGAGAGGCCAGGCTGGAGGCCAAGCAGTCCTTCAACTTTAATGTCGGTGCCCTGCACCGCATGCCGGTGCTGGACAGCGTGATGGAGGAGACACTGCGGCTGAGGGCCGCGCCGACCCTCCTCAGGGTGGTGCACAGTGACCACAGCCTGAAGATGGCCAATGGGCAGGAGTACCTGCTCCGCAGTGGAGACATCCTGGCCCTCTTCCCTTATCTCTCAGTGCACATGGACCCCGACATCCACTCGGAGCCCACCACCTTCAAGTACGATCGCTTCCTCACCCCCAGCGGCAGCCGAAAAGTAGACTTCTACAAGGCAGGCAAGAAGATCCACCACTACACCATGCCATGGGGCTCGGGTGTCTCCATCTGCCCTGGGAGGTTCTTGGCCCTCAGCGAGATGAAGCTCTTTGTCCTGCTCGTGGTCACACACTTTGACCTGGAGCTGGTGGACCCTGACACACCTGTGCCACCCGTGGACCCCCAGCGCTGGGGCTTTGGCACCACACAGCCCAGCCACGAGGTGCGATTCCGCTACCGCCTGCGCCTGTGGAGTTAG